In Culicoidibacter larvae, a single genomic region encodes these proteins:
- a CDS encoding MerR family transcriptional regulator: protein MYTVKQMAELSSVSVKTLYHYQKVGILMPAQIDENGYRYYDDEQIKTLQKILFYKELGFSLEKIREMQQEGLSPVAELKRQRELLQAQRVKLTEVLKTIDKTIKSEEQHKDLAPREYFVGLKKDERANAVMLRVLNTGGMWCDFVFGERPLASSQFGLQATAACVLGDDELSFYGYPVIGKKQFEHPFLRVAYTDIQSIELSVRRGLSGSLIKNYSMMVKIRFDDYEIVLRDGNTAVSKEFYKLAAKYDFLLSDPQQLIDAADIMDRDQLYAFFEHLYAESDLDS from the coding sequence ATGTATACGGTAAAACAGATGGCCGAACTTTCATCGGTGAGTGTTAAGACGTTGTATCATTATCAGAAGGTTGGTATTTTGATGCCGGCGCAAATTGATGAGAATGGTTATCGTTATTATGATGACGAGCAGATTAAGACTTTGCAGAAAATTTTGTTTTATAAGGAGCTAGGATTTTCGTTGGAGAAAATTCGTGAGATGCAGCAAGAGGGTTTGAGCCCGGTTGCTGAGTTGAAGCGGCAGCGGGAGCTGTTGCAGGCGCAGCGGGTGAAGTTGACTGAGGTGCTGAAGACGATTGATAAGACTATCAAGAGTGAGGAGCAGCACAAGGACTTGGCTCCGCGCGAGTATTTTGTGGGCTTGAAGAAGGATGAGCGTGCTAATGCAGTGATGTTGCGGGTGCTGAATACCGGTGGTATGTGGTGTGATTTCGTTTTTGGTGAACGTCCTTTGGCTTCGTCGCAATTTGGTTTACAGGCAACGGCAGCTTGTGTGTTAGGTGACGATGAGTTATCTTTTTATGGCTATCCGGTTATTGGCAAGAAACAGTTTGAGCATCCATTTTTACGGGTTGCTTATACTGATATTCAATCAATTGAGCTGAGTGTTCGTCGCGGACTTTCCGGTTCATTGATTAAAAATTATTCGATGATGGTAAAGATTCGTTTTGATGATTATGAAATTGTTTTGCGGGATGGCAATACTGCAGTCAGCAAGGAATTTTATAAATTAGCAGCAAAGTATGATTTTCTCTTGAGTGATCCTCAGCAATTAATTGATGCCGCGGATATTATGGATAGAGATCAGTTATATGCATTTTTTGAGCATTTGTATGCAGAAAGTGATTTGGATAGCTAG
- a CDS encoding YdeI/OmpD-associated family protein has product MAGLNPKVDVYMSKLKMWQDETEALRSVMLSTGLDEELKWGKPCYAHEGKNIALIQGFKSYFALLFMKGGLMIDPDNVLVNVGENSEAAKQMRFTDVDDILAKQDIIKKYVEQAVAVEVSGAKREAKAPQELVVPEELTAKFEQDPIFRTAFEALTPGRQKAYIMHFEQAKQSATRTARIEKYTHKILEGKGMMD; this is encoded by the coding sequence ATGGCTGGTTTGAATCCGAAAGTGGATGTGTATATGAGTAAGTTAAAGATGTGGCAGGATGAGACTGAAGCTTTGCGTTCGGTGATGCTGAGCACCGGGCTTGATGAGGAGTTGAAATGGGGGAAGCCCTGCTACGCTCATGAAGGGAAAAATATTGCCTTGATTCAGGGCTTCAAGTCTTATTTTGCCTTGCTCTTTATGAAGGGCGGATTAATGATTGATCCGGATAATGTGTTGGTGAATGTTGGTGAGAATTCTGAAGCGGCGAAACAGATGCGGTTTACTGATGTTGATGATATTCTGGCGAAGCAGGATATTATTAAGAAGTATGTTGAGCAGGCTGTTGCTGTTGAAGTTTCCGGAGCGAAGCGGGAAGCGAAAGCGCCGCAAGAGTTGGTGGTGCCGGAGGAGTTGACGGCGAAGTTTGAGCAGGATCCGATTTTTAGGACGGCATTCGAGGCGTTGACACCAGGACGGCAGAAGGCATATATTATGCATTTTGAGCAGGCGAAGCAGTCGGCAACGCGAACGGCACGGATTGAGAAGTATACTCATAAGATTCTTGAGGGCAAAGGGATGATGGATTAA
- a CDS encoding leucine-rich repeat domain-containing protein codes for MKKLKVLLSVLTIAALSGSVAPTVFAEDTGTETSGENVNVSDENTLDESASNEAAGTANNAVTEEKNEEDNKVSVFASGDEVTISDPALKAALNGLVSSSRNADDILTQGDLASISGSISLASLGIEDITGIEYLVNVTKIDLRDNIIQDITPLASMTQLTKINVTQNIITDFRPLQGLTNLTVMAITDQYMYYQISDFDGTAINEFIAPDGTPMTVVAVSHDGNYDAASNTISWTGLENTSSVEYLVSHRVTLNGINTIFNGAQEIRYTTFVNQNAVEPTNSASSTSTGTTSSTLPNTGENSVEFALAGAAVTAIATVILVRRKK; via the coding sequence ATGAAGAAACTTAAAGTTTTGTTGAGTGTGCTTACAATTGCAGCATTAAGCGGCAGTGTAGCACCGACAGTTTTTGCTGAGGACACAGGTACAGAAACAAGTGGGGAAAATGTAAATGTTTCTGATGAAAATACTTTGGATGAGAGCGCTTCTAATGAAGCGGCGGGAACTGCAAATAACGCAGTAACTGAAGAGAAAAATGAAGAAGATAATAAAGTATCAGTATTTGCATCTGGTGATGAAGTAACTATTTCGGATCCAGCATTGAAAGCGGCGTTGAACGGTTTAGTGAGTAGCAGCCGTAATGCTGATGATATATTGACTCAAGGAGATTTAGCTTCTATTAGCGGCAGCATTAGCTTAGCTAGTCTGGGAATTGAAGATATCACAGGGATTGAGTATTTAGTAAATGTGACTAAGATTGATTTACGCGATAATATTATTCAGGATATTACTCCATTAGCATCAATGACACAATTGACTAAAATCAATGTTACCCAAAATATAATTACTGATTTTCGGCCGTTGCAAGGGTTAACAAATTTAACCGTCATGGCAATTACCGATCAGTATATGTATTATCAAATTTCGGATTTTGATGGTACGGCAATCAATGAATTTATTGCGCCGGATGGAACACCAATGACAGTTGTGGCTGTAAGTCATGATGGCAATTATGATGCTGCAAGCAATACAATTTCATGGACCGGACTGGAAAACACTAGTTCAGTTGAGTACTTGGTTTCGCATCGGGTAACATTAAATGGTATTAATACTATCTTTAATGGTGCGCAAGAAATCAGATATACAACTTTTGTTAATCAAAATGCAGTTGAACCGACAAATTCAGCAAGCAGCACTTCAACAGGAACAACAAGCAGTACATTACCTAATACTGGTGAAAACAGTGTTGAGTTTGCTTTAGCTGGTGCAGCTGTAACAGCTATTGCAACAGTCATTTTAGTGCGTAGAAAAAAATAG